The DNA sequence TACTGAAGGTCctttgccgaatttccttgttTGGCAGTAGAAAGCTAAAGAGAAAACCAGGTGCCCCCAGCCCATGGACTAAGCCACAGCAGCAGAATACTCATCAGAATAATATGTATGAAAATTAGAACAAGTAATGATCATACACATGGTGTCAATAATTGCTCTTGTCAATTTTTCTTGGAAAAAGTTAAAATAGCTATAGGCGTGCTTGTAGCCAAGAAAACATGGTATATGTTCAAATATTCAGCGTGGAGTAGTTGAAAATGTCAAGGGGATAAAAATTGATAAACAGAACAAAAAGATGCTGGAACTTCTAACAAATGATCTGATTTCTAGATTAAACTCAACTACAGAAGTggtttttggaaagaaaatacttgtaTAAACATAAAGAGGAGATACATCAGAGTTCATGAATAAACTCCAAGCGAAGGAATGTAAGGTTCAGATTTCCCATGTTTGGACTTCAAACTACAAACTGCAGGCAATCAGCTACTTTTGCCTCTTATAATACATAGCAAGATAACATATAATAGGCAGTGAAGGAGCAACTGCTGTTACTAAATAACTGCAGCTGCTTCTGAAATGGTGCCACTCTTAAATTTATGAGACTCCACAACACTTCTTGCAGATTTGATGAGAACTTGTCCATTGACATAGTGTTGGCGACAAACAGGCATGTAGACATCAGCCCCGCCAATCAGTTCAGtcttcgtctcctccgtcttcCTCAGGGTAAAGAAAGCTCGTTTGCCACACATTTCACATCGAGCTGTCAATTTGGTCACTGTATCAGCAAGAGGCACTACATCAAGCACCGAGCCAAAGCTTTTCCTGTCAATAAGAACCAGAGACAGTATTTTAAAACCAACTTCACCACACAAACACAACAATGAGCAAAAAGCCCACACAGGAAATGGAACTTCTAAACAAAAAAGCACCTTAAGTAATCGCCATCCAAGCCTGCAACAATCACAGTTTTCCCATCATGATCAGCAGCCGTGCAGCAGAAATCATATAGATCTTCGAAAAATTGAGCCTCATCGATACCAATAACATCAAGCTGTAAACACAAATAACAAGAAGACAATCAGTTCATCTAATCAAATCAAAAACACAACCTTCAATAGCCTTAACTCTCCAGTACCCGTGAGTCCATGACAATACATAACATCACCACAAACATAATTCCTCCAGTCACTATTACACTAACTAAATAATTTCCTTAGACCCATTTCCCAGAACATATATCATATCTTCCAAGACcatcaaaagattcaaaacccaGATCAAGATCAAATAGTACAAActtattaccaaaaaaaaattaaaaaattactaaAACCCAAGAAAGATTATATATTACCCAGCTCCAAAATTACCTTATCATAAGCATCACCTCCAAATTTGTGCCTAAACGAGGACAGATCCGGCAGAGCCCAGCATGGAAATTTCGCCCCATCATGAGTCACCACCGAATCGACGGCGTATCTGTTATCCTTGCTCGATTTTATCATCGCCACATTCCTGAAATTCAACAATTCATAAGTTTCTGACTCAAAGTTGCAACCTTTAGTCTCATTTACCCAACACATCAGCCAGAATTCAAcccaaagattcaaactttaccTGCCGTTGGCGCCCTCGGACTTGATCCGGCGCAGGAGAGCGGTGGTCTTGCCGGCGAACATGGGACCCATGATGACGTGGACCTCGCCCGAGGGGGGGCGGCGGGAAGGGGCGGATTCGCTGGTCAGGGGGATTGTGGGTTTGAAGGAGGCCATGGATTTAGGGTTACAGTGAGAAAAGGGATTGAAAATTAGggaagagaaggagagagaagatGGGAAGAGGAAGAGTTTCATGGTGGGaatataaagagagagagagaggagaagagcATTTGAGTTTGAAAGGTTTGGAGGGAAACCTGAAATTTTTGGATTTGGAGGTAAAGTTAGATTGCTCCGCACACTTCTTCAAAATTCAGTCTTGAATTTAAATTGTTCAAATTTCCGGAAACTGCCTTTTctaacctttttttcttttttctcttatgGAAAGTTTCTAACCTTATGAAAAGAGTGAATCCTAGGTTTTGATGAATATGATTCCTACCTTGAATATTGGTCGatatatgttttgttttgttttgttttttatgaGAGACTTTtgataataatttatttatcgatATAGTGTGTCGCTATCCATTTTATTCTGCATGGGATACTTGATATTTTACTAGCGAAATGTTTGactcaattttttcttcttttaaacaaaaaacataagaaatttgcctctatttgtgtttatctTTCTTGGGTGAACTAATCATgggagactttttttttttttttgaataaatttatAGGAGACTTTAAATAGGATACATTTGTTGGCAAATGTGTATCCccttttactttatttttgtatagAAGACTATTATCGATGAATAATTCATCGCGCAAACGTGTGGTAATTTTTATATAGACTTTTAATgacaattttattatttttataagtTAACCACAAATTTGTTATTGATAAAGATGTATCATTTTCTA is a window from the Rosa chinensis cultivar Old Blush chromosome 2, RchiOBHm-V2, whole genome shotgun sequence genome containing:
- the LOC112183421 gene encoding thymidine kinase a, encoding MKLFLFPSSLSFSSLIFNPFSHCNPKSMASFKPTIPLTSESAPSRRPPSGEVHVIMGPMFAGKTTALLRRIKSEGANGRNVAMIKSSKDNRYAVDSVVTHDGAKFPCWALPDLSSFRHKFGGDAYDKLDVIGIDEAQFFEDLYDFCCTAADHDGKTVIVAGLDGDYLRKSFGSVLDVVPLADTVTKLTARCEMCGKRAFFTLRKTEETKTELIGGADVYMPVCRQHYVNGQVLIKSARSVVESHKFKSGTISEAAAVI